The bacterium genome contains the following window.
ATAGTATCAATTATCATATTTACATCTGAATCAGATAAATCTGGATATAAAGGTAAGGTTAATAGTTTTTTCCAAACTTTATCTGATACTGGAGTAAATTGTCCAAATTTTCTATACATAGAATAATGATTGTTAGGAATATAATGCACTCCTGTAGATATTCCTTTTTCTTGCAAGTAAATATTTAATTCATTCCTATAATCTGTTTTGATAACATAATTATGGTAAGCACATTTGGCATATTTCTTTATGGTTGGTACTTCAATCCAACTTACAGATTTAAAAGCATTAGTATATGCTTCAGAGATTTCTCTTCTTCTATTATTCATAGAGTCTAATTTTTTAAGTTGTACTAAACCAATTGCTGCTTGAATATCATTCATATGATATTTATATCCAATATCTTCAATACTATAATACCATGAATATTTTTCATCTTTCTCTTCGCGATCCCATGTATCTCTTGATACTCCAAGCCATCTTAACTTTCTAAGTTTTTCACATATTTCAGCATCATTTGTGGTAATCATTCCACCATCTCCAGTAGCAAGATTTTTAACAGCATGGAAACTAAAACATCCAATATCTCCAATAGAACCTAATTTTTTCTCTTTATATTCTCCTCCACAACCATGGGCAACATCTTCGATAACCTTAAGATCATATTTCTTTGCCATCTCCAAAATTAGATCCATCTCGCATGAATGACCACCATAATGCACCGTGATAATAGCCTTAGTTTTGTTTGTTATATTTTTTTTAATTTCATCGACATTAATATTTAAAGTGTCTGAATATATATCTGTAAAGACGGGAATCCCATTATTATAAAGAATAGCATGATTTGTAGAAACGAATGTCATGGGAGTTGTTATGACTTCATAATTTTCGATTTCCATTAGTCTTAATGCTAAATGAAGAGAAGCGGTACAAGAGTTAGTTGCAACTGCATATTTAACTCCTATATAATTAGCAAACTTTTTTTCAAATTCTGTAGTTTTTGGCCCCAACCCAATCCAGCCACTTTTAAATGGCTCTTTTAAGGCTTCTAATTCTTCATCGTTAAATGACGGTTTAAAAACTGGAATCATTTTATTATCTTCAAATATAGACTATTTTTTGTTTTTGAGCACTTAGCCGGCTCACCCTGCAAATGAGAAGCTTTGTTGTATTATTATAAAGATAATTTTATCAACCAGAAACTTTGTAAAGATATAAATTTACCTTAACAAAGTTTAATTCAAGGACTTCCTTAAGTTTAGAATAATTGTTTTCTATAAATTCATTAATATTTTCATTTTTGTAAACTCCTATATTGCTTTCTACAAGCCATATTCTTTTATGGTTTTTTAAAAGAGAGCTTAATAGTTGATAATAATGATTTTGTTGATCTGAAAAGTATTTAGTTTTCAAATTACCTCCATGGTAATAATTATTATAGTAGACACCAAAAACCACTCCTGGCCACTCAGAGTTAATACAAATTATATCTCCTTCTTTTTCATTTTCTTGGATATATAAAGCAACTTCGCGATATTGATCTTTTGTAAAAGCTTCTTGGGTAAAAAAAGCATAGGAAGAAGATAAAGAGATAATAAAAATAAACAAAATGGTCATGTATTTTAAGAAGGACACCTTAAGATTATCTACCCCAGTGGCTACTATTATTAGGTAGACTGGAAGGATGGAGACAAGATAGCGAGCGTTAAAAATAGGTTTAAAGTAGATAGAAATAAGGTAGATAAACAGAGGGTAGAATAAGATATAGATAGAAAGAACCAGATGGTTTGTAACAAAGGTTAAATTTTTACTATTTCTGAAGATAGGATATAAAAATCCCCATATAAAAAGGAGTAAAAATAAAAGTTTAGCTAGTTTTCTAAATAGAGAGCTTATGTTTGGATTAGATAACAAAAAGCTAATACTACTTAGATCAGAGCAAAAGACATCTTTAAGACTGTAAATATTAGGTGGTTTTAGCCAATCAATGGCGGTAGAAGCACCTGTAGCAACTGGAATAAAGAAAACTTTAAAAACAGGAATTAAGATAGGAACTATGGTTATAAGTATTATTATTTGAACTAAAAACCAGTTTCTAAATCTTAGCTTGTATTTTTTAAATAAAAATAGATAGACAAGATTTAGATAGACAAAAGTAAAAGCATAAAAATAATGAGTCCAGAAGCCTAATATAGAGAAGATGCAGAAGAGAATAAGATGTTTTAGTTTGTTTTCTTGTAAATAAGAATTAAAACTAAAGATTCCAAGAAGAGAGAGAGGGATTAATAAGATATATTCTCGAACTTCTTGACAATATTGAAGATGAAAAGTAGATAAAGAAAGGAATAAAGCTGCTAATAAACCAGTGTTTTTTCCATAAAATTTTTTGGTAAATTGATAAATTATTAAGATGGTAAAAAGACCTATTATCGTTGATAATACTCTGGTAGTAAACTCATGAATACCAAGATAAGTCCAAAAATATAGGAGTATGTAATAGAGGGGAGGGTGATTACTATTATCTCCCGCAAAATAATCTTGAAAATACTTTTTAAAATTTAATACACAATCAACTGATTGTCCTTCATCT
Protein-coding sequences here:
- a CDS encoding glycosyltransferase family 39 protein, which encodes MANYKNKITSFINQQKFIILILFGGAFLRFYHLGFESYWLDEGQSVDCVLNFKKYFQDYFAGDNSNHPPLYYILLYFWTYLGIHEFTTRVLSTIIGLFTILIIYQFTKKFYGKNTGLLAALFLSLSTFHLQYCQEVREYILLIPLSLLGIFSFNSYLQENKLKHLILFCIFSILGFWTHYFYAFTFVYLNLVYLFLFKKYKLRFRNWFLVQIIILITIVPILIPVFKVFFIPVATGASTAIDWLKPPNIYSLKDVFCSDLSSISFLLSNPNISSLFRKLAKLLFLLLFIWGFLYPIFRNSKNLTFVTNHLVLSIYILFYPLFIYLISIYFKPIFNARYLVSILPVYLIIVATGVDNLKVSFLKYMTILFIFIISLSSSYAFFTQEAFTKDQYREVALYIQENEKEGDIICINSEWPGVVFGVYYNNYYHGGNLKTKYFSDQQNHYYQLLSSLLKNHKRIWLVESNIGVYKNENINEFIENNYSKLKEVLELNFVKVNLYLYKVSG
- a CDS encoding DegT/DnrJ/EryC1/StrS family aminotransferase, which encodes MIPVFKPSFNDEELEALKEPFKSGWIGLGPKTTEFEKKFANYIGVKYAVATNSCTASLHLALRLMEIENYEVITTPMTFVSTNHAILYNNGIPVFTDIYSDTLNINVDEIKKNITNKTKAIITVHYGGHSCEMDLILEMAKKYDLKVIEDVAHGCGGEYKEKKLGSIGDIGCFSFHAVKNLATGDGGMITTNDAEICEKLRKLRWLGVSRDTWDREEKDEKYSWYYSIEDIGYKYHMNDIQAAIGLVQLKKLDSMNNRRREISEAYTNAFKSVSWIEVPTIKKYAKCAYHNYVIKTDYRNELNIYLQEKGISTGVHYIPNNHYSMYRKFGQFTPVSDKVWKKLLTLPLYPDLSDSDVNMIIDTIKKFKKK